GTGGTCGTCGCCGACCTCGATCGCGGGGCCGGTGAACGGGCCGCGGCGGAGGTCGGCGGCAGCTACCGGACGGTGGACGTCGCAGACCAGCAGTCGGTCGATGAGCTGTTCGACGGGGTGGCCGCGGAACTGGGCGGGATCGACATCGCATTCAACAACGCGGGTATCTCCCCCGCGGACGACGACTCGATCGAGACGACGGAGCTTCCGGCGTGGGACCGCGTGCAGGACGTGAACCTGAAGAGCGTGTACCTGTGCTCTCGGGCAGCGCTCCGGCACATGGTGCCAGCCGGGCGCGGGTCGATCATCAACACGGCGTCGTTCGTCGCTCTGCTCGGGTCGGCGACGTCGCAGATCTCCTACACCGCATCCAAGGGCGGCGTCCTGGCGATGACACGCGAGCTGGGGGTGCAGTTCGCCCGGCGGGGTATCCGCGTGAACGCCCTGTGCCCCGGGCCGGTGAACACCCCGCTGCTGCAGGAGCTGTTCGCGAAGGACCCCGAGCGTGCCGAGCGCCGGCTGGTGCACGTGCCGATGGGCCGTTTCGCGGAACCGGAGGAGATGGCGGCGGCCGTCGCCTTCCTCGCCTCCGACGACGCGAGCTTCATCACGGCGACGGCCTTCGTCGTCGACGGGGGGATCACGAACGCCTACGTGACGCCCCTGTGACCCGCTGATCCCCGGGGCGGTGGGCGCGGCATCCGCAGGTCGGCGCTGCTCGGTCCGGGTGTGAGGGCCCGCACAACTCCTGCAGAACCGGGGTCCAGCCGTGCCGGCGGCGTGCGGGGTGGCCGGACTGCAGGAGTTGTGCCGCGGGCGGCTCTGCCGTGCCGCGGGTACCGGCTCCGCCGTGCCGCGGGTACCGGCTCCGCCGCGGGCGGGGGCAGCGGGCCCGGCGGCGGGCACAACTCCTGCAGAACGGGGCTGGTGGTGGCTGTCGGAGGGCGGGCAGGGCGGAACGCAGGAGTTGTGCCTCGTGAGAAGCTCGGAGCATGAGTGTGGAACCGGGCTGGGACGAGGCGCACCGTGCGGTGTACCGTCCCGTACGCCGTTCCAACGCCCTCGAGGACACGGTCTCGCGCCTCGTGCAGACGATCCGGATCGGGGTCGTCGCCCCCGGGGAGGCGCTGCCGCCGGAGAGAGGGCTCGCCGAGATGTACGGCGTCAGCCGGGACACCGTCCGTGAGGCCATCCGGGAGCTCTCCGACACGGGCTTCCTCGTGCGGCGGCGCGGGAGATACGGCGGCACGTTCGTCGCCGACCCGCTGCCCCGTCCCACCGACCCCGCAGAGATCGACCCCGCGGAGATCGACGACGTCCTCGGGATGCGCCGGGTGCTCGAACCGGGAGCGGCGCGGGCGGCGGCGTTGCGCACGATGACCGCGGAGGAACGGGACTCCCTCTGGCAGCGGTACACGGCGACGAGTTCCGCATCGCTGCAGGACTACCGCCGGCTGGACTCGTTGCTCCACCTCGCCATCGCCGAGGCCGCCGGAATCCCCTCGATCGTGCCGCTGATCGCCGACAGCCGGGCCCGGGTCAACGCCTGGCTCGATGCATTCCCGCTGCTTCCCCGCACGATCGAGCATTCCGAGGAGCAGCACGAGCGGATCATCACCGCGATCCTGGCGGGACGTCCGGATGCCGCCGACGCCGCCATGCGCGACCATCTCGCCGCGTCGGAGGCGCTGATGCGCGGGTTCCTCTCCTGAGCACGGGCGCACAGCAAGGGCGATCGCCCGACCGGCGATACGCTGGGACGATGGCCGGTAAGAAGGGGAAGAAGCGCGCAGCGCCCGATGTCGACTTCACCAACACGGCGCTGATCGACGCCCTGCAGACGCAGGACATGGCCGCGATCGCGTTCGCCCTCCGGCACGGCCCGACCGTGGTGCCACTCATGCGTCCCGGGACGCGTGACAACCCGCTGGATCAGGGCGAGGTGTGGACCTATCGCGATCCGGAGACCGGGCAGGTGGCCCTGCTGCTGTTCAGCGACGCGACGCACAAGCCGGAGAGCCTCCCGCCAGCCGTGGGGCTGCAGTCCCCGGAATGGCTGAAGACCTTCCTCACCGCGCACAGCGACGAGATCACGACGGTCTTCCTCGACATCGCCGGACCCCACCCCCTGCAGGCGACGCCCGCCGACATCCTGGCCGCCCTCGAAGTCTGAGCCCGACGGTAAACCCCGCACGCCCGAACCCGCCCGGGGACCAGCCCTCTAGAAGCCCGGGTGTTCGGAGATGCCGTCGTCGGCCGCCATTCCCGACCCGGCGGCGATCCGATCCGGAACGCGAGCCGCGGGACGGGATGGCCCGGCCGACTGTTCGCGCCGCGCCGGAGACGACGCGCGGTTGGCCGGCTGCTCGCGCCGCCCGCGGGATGCGCCGCGTTCGACCGGGGCGTCCTCGCCCGGTCCGCCGGAGTCGGGAAGCAGTCGCAGCCGCTCGAGCGCGGAGGTGAGGTCCTGCACGCCGGCGTCGATGAGGCCGGTGTAGCCGAGGCGTCCGGCTTCGGTGCGCCGCTGCGCGAGCTGCGCGACCGGGCGGATCTCGCCGGTGAGGCTCAACTCGCCGAAGGCAGCCACCTGGTGCGGGATGGCGCGATCCGTGGCGGCGCTGGAGATGGCCAGCGCGATGGCCAGGTCCGCGCCCGGCTCGGTCAGTTTCACACCGCCGACCGTCGACACGTACACGTCCCGCTCGCTCAGCTTCAGCCGCGCCCGACGCTCCAGCACGGCGAGGATCATCGCGACACGGGAGGACTCGACACCGTTCACGACCCGGCGGGGGTTCGGGGCGGATGTCGGGATGACGAGCGCCTGGATCTCGACCGGGAGGGCACGGCGTCCCTCGAGCGCGACCGTGACGCACGTGCCGCTTACCGGTGCGCCCTTGCCGAGGAAGAGTCCGGAAGGGTCGGGCACCTCGCTGATGCCGTCGCCGGTCATCTCGAAACAGCCGACCTCGTCGGTGGGCCCGAACCGGTTCTTCAGCGCCCGGACGAACCGGAGTGAGGTCTGCCGGTCGCCCTCGAAATGGCAGACGACGTCGACGAGGTGCTCGAGCAGTCGCGGTCCGGCGATGGAGCCGTCCTTCGTGACGTGCCCGACGATCAGGACGGGCAGTCCCCGTTCCTTGGCGATCCGGATGAGGGTGGCGGCGACCTCACGGACCTGACTCGGATGCCCCGCCAGACCCTCGCTGAGCGAGGACGAGACCGTCTGCACCGAGTCGACGATGAGCAGGGACGGCTTGACCTCGTCGACGTGCCCGATGAGTGTCGCGAGGTCGGTCTCGCTGGCGAGGTAGAGCTCGTCGTGCAGGGCGCCGGTGCGTTCGGCGCGCAACCGCACCTGTGCAGTGGACTCCTCGGCGCTGACGTAGAGCACGCGGTTGCCGTCCCGCGCGGCCTGAGCCGCGACCTCGAGCAGCAGCGTGGACTTGCCGACGCCGGGCTCGCCGGAGAGCAGGATGGCGGCGCCGGGCACGATGCCCCCGCCCAGCACGCGGTCGAACTCCGCGACGCCGCTCGGACGGCGCGGGGATTCGGCCGTCGTGAACTCGGTGATGGGCCGTGCGGCCCGCGCCGCCGACGGCGCCACGGGGGAGAAGTTCCGGAGAACGCCGGTCTGCGCGGCGGCTTCGACGACGGTGCCCCACTGCTGGCACTCGCCGCAGCGACCCGCCCACTTGGAGGTCGTCCATCCGCACTCGGTGCAGCGGTACGGGGCGGGTGCCGGTCGACGAGAGGCCATGTCCCCAGGCTACGCGGGGGTGCGGACATCCCCCGATGCCGCGGCGACCATGGAGGCGGCCCGGATGCCGCCGCGACCGGCGACCCCCGTCACCCGAGGCGACCGGCGACCGGCGACCCCGTCACCCGATGCCGCGGCGACCCGCGGAGCCGCACAGCCCGGCGAGGCGTCACCACCGCGGTGCGGACACCGGGAGAGGCCCGGCCGGGGCTGACCGCGTAGGGGGCGCGCTGTCATCCCCGGCCGGGGGTCGGTCAGACCGTCTGCAGCACCCAGCCGCCGACGACCTCCTGGCTGAACGGCACGGAGTAGGCCATCAGCGCGCCCGCCTGAGCGTCGCGGAAGATGCGCTGGATGGGCGAAGCGAGGAGGTACCCGCCGCCGCCGCCGACGCGCACCGCGAGCGCGGCGGCGCGCTTGGCCACCTCGTTCGCGAGCATCTTCGTCTCGGTCGCGGCGAGCATGGCCTCGGGGGAGCGCTGATCGGCGAGCCAGGTGGTGCGCTCGGCCATCAGGCGGGTCGCCTCGACCTCGGCCCACATCATGCCGGTCTCCTGGCGGACCCACTGCACGTCGGCCAGGGTCGTGCCGCCCTTGCTCTTGTTGGCGGTGTCGCGCAGGGCGTCGAGCGCGGCCTGTGCGATACCGACCGACAGGAACGCGAAGCCCACCGTGATGAGGTTGGCGTAGTCGGGTGCCGGCGGAGCGCACAGGCGCGCGCGACGCAGCGGCGTCTTCTCGAACACCATGCTGCGGCTGCGGGTCGCGCGCATCCCCATGGTCTCGTCGATAGGCGGGAACGTCACGGTGTCGTCGAGGGTGACCCCGAAGAACGCCGGACCCCCGTCGACGCGGGCGTTCAGGAACAGGTGGGTGGCCGCCTCCGAACCAGACACGAAGAGCTTGCGTCCGGTGAGGGTCCAGTCCTCGCCCGCCGGGTCGGCGTCCTGCTGTGACGCGAGGAAGTGGTTGCCGCCGGCCGGCTCCGACAGGGCGTTCGCGAAGCGGCGTCCCGCACGCAGCTCGGCGGCGAAGAAGGCCGCCTCCTCCGGTGCGGAGAGCGTCACCAGAGCGTGCGCTGCGCCGATGTGCATGAGCCAGACGGTCGCGACGGCGGGGTGGGATGCCGCCAGCGTGCGGACGATCGTGCCGAGCGTGGCGTAGGAGAGGCCCTCCCCGCCGTGCTCGACGGGGAGGAACGCGGCGTCGAGGCCGGAGGCGTGCAGCGTCTGCAGGTGGTCGATCGGCAGCCGCGCGGCGGCGTCGTCCGCGGCGACGGTGGCGGCGAAGCCGGGTGCGAGTTCCGCCACGGTGTCGACCCAGCGCTGTTCGGCGGCGGGGACGGAGACGGGGGAGGGACGGGTGAGCATGCGGATGCTCCTTTCGGGTCGGACTGTTCGGGTCAGTCGGTCGGGTGGGGATCAGGCCAGGCGCAGTCGTGACGCATGGCGTCGGATCTGCGCGCGGGAGGTGAGCACGAGCACGAGCAGCGTGACCAGGTACGGGAGCGTCGTGTAGAGCTCGCTGGGGAGCTCGATGCTCGTCGATTGTGACAGCAGCGAGAAGCTCTGCAGGAATCCGAAGAGGAGGCCGCCGAGCGCGATCCCGGCCGGCGTCATCCGGCCCATGATGACGATCGCGAGCACGATGTAGCCGCGTCCGGCCGTCATCCCGGGGGTGAACGAGCCGATCGAGCCGAGGGCGATGAACCCTCCGGCGAGGCCCGCGAGCGCGCCGCCGATGAGCAGCGCGTTCGCGCCGACGCGACGCGGTCGCACCCCGCGGAGGGCGGCGGATGCGGGGTCCGCGCCGGCCGCACGGATCTGCAGGCCGAACCGGGTGAACCGCATGACGGCCCACGCCGCCACGAGGATGACCAGCGTTCCGTAGACGAGCGCGCTCTGCCCGAAGATCATCGGGCCGATCAGCGGGATGTCGGTCAGCGGGCCCATGTCCAGGCGGGGGAACGTCGGGACGCTGACGTTCGTCGTCCCCGCGGGGATCCACAACTGGTACAGGTACGTCGACAGCCCGAGACCGAGCATCGTGATCGCGAGGCCCACGACGATCTCGTTCGCCTTCAGGGCGTAGACCAGCACGTTCATGAGGAGGGCCAGCAGTATCCCGGTGACCGCCGCGGCGAGGAGACCCCCGACGGGACCGACGAGGTGCGCGGCGAAGACGCCCGAGAACGCGCCGAGGATCATCATG
The sequence above is a segment of the Microbacterium caowuchunii genome. Coding sequences within it:
- a CDS encoding 3-oxoacyl-ACP reductase, encoding MDLTQRLQNRVAVVTGGGSGIGLATARRFAAEGARVVVADLDRGAGERAAAEVGGSYRTVDVADQQSVDELFDGVAAELGGIDIAFNNAGISPADDDSIETTELPAWDRVQDVNLKSVYLCSRAALRHMVPAGRGSIINTASFVALLGSATSQISYTASKGGVLAMTRELGVQFARRGIRVNALCPGPVNTPLLQELFAKDPERAERRLVHVPMGRFAEPEEMAAAVAFLASDDASFITATAFVVDGGITNAYVTPL
- a CDS encoding FadR/GntR family transcriptional regulator codes for the protein MSVEPGWDEAHRAVYRPVRRSNALEDTVSRLVQTIRIGVVAPGEALPPERGLAEMYGVSRDTVREAIRELSDTGFLVRRRGRYGGTFVADPLPRPTDPAEIDPAEIDDVLGMRRVLEPGAARAAALRTMTAEERDSLWQRYTATSSASLQDYRRLDSLLHLAIAEAAGIPSIVPLIADSRARVNAWLDAFPLLPRTIEHSEEQHERIITAILAGRPDAADAAMRDHLAASEALMRGFLS
- a CDS encoding dehydrogenase — encoded protein: MAGKKGKKRAAPDVDFTNTALIDALQTQDMAAIAFALRHGPTVVPLMRPGTRDNPLDQGEVWTYRDPETGQVALLLFSDATHKPESLPPAVGLQSPEWLKTFLTAHSDEITTVFLDIAGPHPLQATPADILAALEV
- the radA gene encoding DNA repair protein RadA, which codes for MASRRPAPAPYRCTECGWTTSKWAGRCGECQQWGTVVEAAAQTGVLRNFSPVAPSAARAARPITEFTTAESPRRPSGVAEFDRVLGGGIVPGAAILLSGEPGVGKSTLLLEVAAQAARDGNRVLYVSAEESTAQVRLRAERTGALHDELYLASETDLATLIGHVDEVKPSLLIVDSVQTVSSSLSEGLAGHPSQVREVAATLIRIAKERGLPVLIVGHVTKDGSIAGPRLLEHLVDVVCHFEGDRQTSLRFVRALKNRFGPTDEVGCFEMTGDGISEVPDPSGLFLGKGAPVSGTCVTVALEGRRALPVEIQALVIPTSAPNPRRVVNGVESSRVAMILAVLERRARLKLSERDVYVSTVGGVKLTEPGADLAIALAISSAATDRAIPHQVAAFGELSLTGEIRPVAQLAQRRTEAGRLGYTGLIDAGVQDLTSALERLRLLPDSGGPGEDAPVERGASRGRREQPANRASSPARREQSAGPSRPAARVPDRIAAGSGMAADDGISEHPGF
- a CDS encoding acyl-CoA dehydrogenase family protein, encoding MLTRPSPVSVPAAEQRWVDTVAELAPGFAATVAADDAAARLPIDHLQTLHASGLDAAFLPVEHGGEGLSYATLGTIVRTLAASHPAVATVWLMHIGAAHALVTLSAPEEAAFFAAELRAGRRFANALSEPAGGNHFLASQQDADPAGEDWTLTGRKLFVSGSEAATHLFLNARVDGGPAFFGVTLDDTVTFPPIDETMGMRATRSRSMVFEKTPLRRARLCAPPAPDYANLITVGFAFLSVGIAQAALDALRDTANKSKGGTTLADVQWVRQETGMMWAEVEATRLMAERTTWLADQRSPEAMLAATETKMLANEVAKRAAALAVRVGGGGGYLLASPIQRIFRDAQAGALMAYSVPFSQEVVGGWVLQTV
- a CDS encoding ABC transporter permease, with product MSLALWASILAGAVALAAPLILAGVGEGFVERAGRLNLGIEGMMILGAFSGVFAAHLVGPVGGLLAAAVTGILLALLMNVLVYALKANEIVVGLAITMLGLGLSTYLYQLWIPAGTTNVSVPTFPRLDMGPLTDIPLIGPMIFGQSALVYGTLVILVAAWAVMRFTRFGLQIRAAGADPASAALRGVRPRRVGANALLIGGALAGLAGGFIALGSIGSFTPGMTAGRGYIVLAIVIMGRMTPAGIALGGLLFGFLQSFSLLSQSTSIELPSELYTTLPYLVTLLVLVLTSRAQIRRHASRLRLA